A DNA window from Euwallacea fornicatus isolate EFF26 chromosome 17, ASM4011564v1, whole genome shotgun sequence contains the following coding sequences:
- the LOC136344747 gene encoding ras-related protein Rap-1 isoform X1, whose protein sequence is MKGRHQFRRRFSLQPSFLKEEPEDDDRHHHNSNRVLRSQKSEDTESLDKDVPPVGNVRHKIVMMGAAKVGKSSLISQFLYGTFSSKYKRTVEEMHHGDFNVQGVHLTLDILDTSGAYEFPAMRALSISSADAFVLVYDVTDANTFEEARALRDQIHETKCSANVPIVVVGNKIDLTGNREVDTATTESVVTVDWENGFVEASAKENVNVSKVFKELLAQAKVKYNLSPALRRRRRQSLPTGPTGPGTPSHAATAPMIPSAVQLQHLQQIRDKHGKRNSCIIS, encoded by the exons ATGAAGGGCAGGCACCAGTTTAGACGAAGGTTTAGCTTGCAGCCCTCGTTTCTGAAGGAAGAACCTGAAGACGATGACAGACACCATCACAACTCGAACAG GGTACTCAGATCGCAAAAAAGCGAGGACACAGAATCCCTGGATAAGGACGTACCCCCCGTGGGGAATGTTAGACATAAAATAGTCATGATGGGGGCGGCTAAAGTAGGTAAATCATCCCTTATATCGCAATTCCTCTACGGCACGTTTTCCTCCAAGTACAAGAGGACGGTGGAGGAGATGCATCATGGGGATTTTAATGTTCAAGGG GTACACTTAACACTTGACATCCTGGATACTTCCGGAGCGTACGAATTCCCAGCCATGAGGGCCCTGTCAATTTCTTCAGCAGATGCTTTTGTACTGGTTTACGACGTCACTGATGCCAACACTTTTGAGGAGGCCAGAGCGCTGAGGGATCAAATACATGAGACTAAGTGTTCTGCCAATGTGCCCATTGTGGTGGTAGGAAACAAGATCGACCTAACCGGGAATCGAGAG GTCGACACAGCTACCACAGAGTCGGTGGTCACAGTAGATTGGGAGAACGGTTTTGTCGAAGCCTCGGCGAAGGAGAACGTCAACGTTAGCAAAGTGTTCAAAGAGCTGTTGGCACAAGCAAAG gtaaaatacaatttatctCCTGCCCTACGCAGACGTCGTCGCCAATCCCTTCCTACAGGCCCTACAGGGCCAGGGACCCCTTCACATGCGGCTACAGCTCCTATGATCCCTTCTGCCGTCCAGTTGCAGCATCTGCAGCAGATCAGGGATAAGCACGGCAAGAGAAACTCCTGTATCATTTCCTAA
- the LOC136344747 gene encoding ras-related protein Rap-1 isoform X2, with amino-acid sequence MKGRHQFRRRFSLQPSFLKEEPEDDDRHHHNSNRSQKSEDTESLDKDVPPVGNVRHKIVMMGAAKVGKSSLISQFLYGTFSSKYKRTVEEMHHGDFNVQGVHLTLDILDTSGAYEFPAMRALSISSADAFVLVYDVTDANTFEEARALRDQIHETKCSANVPIVVVGNKIDLTGNREVDTATTESVVTVDWENGFVEASAKENVNVSKVFKELLAQAKVKYNLSPALRRRRRQSLPTGPTGPGTPSHAATAPMIPSAVQLQHLQQIRDKHGKRNSCIIS; translated from the exons ATGAAGGGCAGGCACCAGTTTAGACGAAGGTTTAGCTTGCAGCCCTCGTTTCTGAAGGAAGAACCTGAAGACGATGACAGACACCATCACAACTCGAACAG ATCGCAAAAAAGCGAGGACACAGAATCCCTGGATAAGGACGTACCCCCCGTGGGGAATGTTAGACATAAAATAGTCATGATGGGGGCGGCTAAAGTAGGTAAATCATCCCTTATATCGCAATTCCTCTACGGCACGTTTTCCTCCAAGTACAAGAGGACGGTGGAGGAGATGCATCATGGGGATTTTAATGTTCAAGGG GTACACTTAACACTTGACATCCTGGATACTTCCGGAGCGTACGAATTCCCAGCCATGAGGGCCCTGTCAATTTCTTCAGCAGATGCTTTTGTACTGGTTTACGACGTCACTGATGCCAACACTTTTGAGGAGGCCAGAGCGCTGAGGGATCAAATACATGAGACTAAGTGTTCTGCCAATGTGCCCATTGTGGTGGTAGGAAACAAGATCGACCTAACCGGGAATCGAGAG GTCGACACAGCTACCACAGAGTCGGTGGTCACAGTAGATTGGGAGAACGGTTTTGTCGAAGCCTCGGCGAAGGAGAACGTCAACGTTAGCAAAGTGTTCAAAGAGCTGTTGGCACAAGCAAAG gtaaaatacaatttatctCCTGCCCTACGCAGACGTCGTCGCCAATCCCTTCCTACAGGCCCTACAGGGCCAGGGACCCCTTCACATGCGGCTACAGCTCCTATGATCCCTTCTGCCGTCCAGTTGCAGCATCTGCAGCAGATCAGGGATAAGCACGGCAAGAGAAACTCCTGTATCATTTCCTAA
- the LOC136344425 gene encoding juvenile hormone esterase-like: protein MGKMKPVVTILQGAVEGVQCCDLDEHTIYKFLGIPYAKPPVGELRFKEPQAPASWIGVKDAKSDGNACYHYNELAKEFEGSEDCLYLNVFTRELPQDGDYNLKPVMVWIHGGGFTGGSNSSKMYGPEFLLSEDVVLVTINYRLGFLGFLRFKDATFNISGNMGFKDQVQALHWVKDNIQQFNGDPDNITLFGESAGAAAVHYHVLSPLSRGLFHKAILQSGAALNPWADECDHSTVQIAKMIDSKIWTEKEAYNILKNLTTEELYGLQVKFLDTIEPGAKRPIGLVIEPEKKSAFISKRPIDIISSGNYKKIPLIFGYTNREGLLFNALRKSKGDTRKLIPDYFIPHNVNFKGDREVRWKYINQLQNLYFSGPSREDNDALILGDAWFVAGIIGSVKNHFQTSPYPVFLYKLSLETQLNFAKVVFKATNQFGCSHADDLGYLFKTFATPEILPGSEEDIHLRRILRLWTNFARCGNPTPDEEKFDVNWKPARPRQLNTLHIKEELQLEVNPEVKRIDLWRQIYHEATSTNKYL, encoded by the exons ATGGGCAAGATGAAGCCGGTGGTGACCATTCTTCAGGGAGCAGTAGAAGGGGTGCAGTGCTGTGATTTAGATGAGCATACCATCTATAAGTTTCTGGGCATACCCTATGCCAAACCGCCCGTTGGGGAATTGAGATTTAAG GAACCCCAAGCGCCAGCCTCATGGATCGGAGTCAAAGACGCAAAATCCGACGGCAACGCTTGCTACCATTACAATGAACTAGCCAAGGAATTTGAGGGTTCAGAAGACTGTTTGTATCTTAATGTCTTCACTAGAGAA CTGCCCCAAGACGGCGATTACAACTTGAAACCAGTGATGGTGTGGATTCACGGAGGAGGTTTCACTGGAGGTTCTAACTCATCTAAGATGTACGGACCCGAATTCTTGCTTTCTGAAGATGTTGTGCTAGTGACCATCAACTATCGGCTGGGATTCTTAG gttttttgaGATTCAAAGATGCAACATTCAACATTTCCGGCAACATGGGTTTCAAGGACCAAGTTCAGGCCCTCCATTGGGTCAAAGACAACATCCAGCAATTCAACGGCGATCCGGACAACATTACTCTTTTCGGAGAAAGTGCTGGAGCAGCGGCTGTGCACTATCACGTTCTGTCCCCTTTATCCAG AGGCTTATTCCATAAGGCTATACTGCAAAGTGGTGCTGCCCTAAACCCATGGGCGGATGAATGTGACCACAGCACAGTTCAAATAGCTAAAATGATCGATTCTAAAATATGGACTGAAAAGGAAGCCTATAATATCTTGAAGAACTTGACAACGGAGGAGCTTTACGGGCTAcaagttaaatttttggac ACAATAGAGCCTGGAGCCAAACGTCCTATTGGTCTGGTGATTGAACCTGAGAAGAAATCTGCTTTTATTTCTAAAAGGCCCATCGACATTATTAGCTCAGGGAACTATAAGAAAATTCCTTTGATTTTTGGATACACTAACAGAGAAG GGCTGCTTTTTAATGCACTCAGGAAAAGCAAGGGAGATACCAGAAAACTAATTCCTGACTACTTTATCCCGCATAACGTAAACTTTAAGGGGGATCGCGAAGTCCGATGGAAATACATCAACCAACtgcaaaatttgtatttttcaggGCCCTCTCGGGAGGATAATGATGCTTTG ATATTAGGCGATGCGTGGTTTGTTGCTGGTATCATTGGCAGTGTGAAAAACCACTTCCAAACATCCCCCTACCCAGTATTCCTATACAAACTCTCCCTGGAAACTCAATTGAACTTCGCCAAAGTCGTCTTTAAAGCAACCAATCAATTTG GGTGTTCCCATGCGGATGACCTGGGCTACCTCTTTAAAACTTTCGCGACCCCAGAAATACTTCCTGGTAGCGAGGAAGATATACATTTAAGACGCATACTGCGTCTCTGGACCAACTTCGCCAGGTGTGGAAATCCTACGCCTGACGAGGAGAAATTCGACGTGAACTGGAAACCTGCAAGGCCAAGACAATTGAACACTTTGCACATTAAAGAAGAGTTGCAATTGGAGGTAAACCCCGAGGTTAAAAGAATCGATCTTTGGCGGCAGATTTATCACGAAGCCACTAGCACCAacaaatatttgtaa